GAACTTCATGGAGCTGAAGCTGCCCTCGACGGCCGGGATGCGGCCGCCGAACATGAACATGATGTCTTCGCCGATGGTGTCCAGTTGCTTCTTGTTGCCGGAGCGGAAGCCCTCGCCCAGCCCGATCAGCAGCAGCAGCGACCCTACGCCCCAGGCGATGCCGAACATGGTCAGAAAGGAGCGCAGCTTGTGCGCCCAAAGGGTGCGCAGGGTCTGGCCAAAGATGTCGGTC
The sequence above is drawn from the Terriglobales bacterium genome and encodes:
- a CDS encoding ABC transporter permease is translated as MRLLTDIFGQTLRTLWAHKLRSFLTMFGIAWGVGSLLLLIGLGEGFRSGNKKQLDTIGEDIMFMFGGRIPAVEGSFSSMKFFNLTFDDYMAVKSEAKHLRAVGPVLNRGDIRAVSDYNSTNGQVFGVTANYPEIRYMPQGIG